TCGCGCTCCCCATTCCCAGCAGTCTGGTCGGTACGGCGGCGGGGACGCGGCTTTTCTGGCCAGTCGCGGTGGCTGTCATTTGGACCGGACTCACGCTGGGGGCATTGGCTGGTTTTTTCCTGGCCCGGTGGTGGGGCGCTGCACTGGTTATGCGACTTTGCTCTCCAGCGGATCAAGCACGCCTGACGCAGCTTGTCAAAAAGAACGGCGTTTGGGCGTTGATACTCACCCGCCCGCTACCAATCTTGGCCGAGGCCACCATACTCATCTGCGGCGCCGCGCGTTTGCCCTGGCGGCAGTTTCTATGGCCAATCCTGTGGAGCCACTTAGGCCTGGCGATAGTCTATGCCACACTGGGGACCGTGGGGGCCAGTCTGCGCCTGGACTGGCTGGCGCTGGTGGCTTCTGTCATATTGCCCCTGTTGGCGACATATCTCGCGCGGCGATATTGGCAGGTAGCACCTGATACTACTATCTCATATCCTGAAAATTAACACGTTTTTCCCGAAAGATTTTCTATCGTGGAAATTTTGCTAATCTGAAATTGCAATCTCAAAATCAAAAATCAAAACTTGAAGTTTAAGTCTTTGATACTCGCCCACTTCACACCTATATTCCCCATGCAACTCGAGACCCTCTTTGATCCCGCTCCCGAACTGCTGGATATCCAGACCAAGGCCGCCGGTCCGCTGGGGGCTTTGCCCCTCACGGACGCCATGCTTCGCCAATGGGCCAGCGGTGACCTGTTTGGCCTGTCCCAAAACGCGGGGATGGGATGGCCTGTGGCGGAAATGCTCGGCCCGCAATATTTGATCCTTAGCACCGCGGGAGGGGTCCGCGCGCCGGATGGCACGCCCATTGCGCTGGGCTTTCATACGG
The Pirellulales bacterium DNA segment above includes these coding regions:
- a CDS encoding VTT domain-containing protein; this encodes MARLSLILAGVLVVLVPLVPFLLWDDALTAWWQNMANRPVGDGYFAGAAFLALAADIALPIPSSLVGTAAGTRLFWPVAVAVIWTGLTLGALAGFFLARWWGAALVMRLCSPADQARLTQLVKKNGVWALILTRPLPILAEATILICGAARLPWRQFLWPILWSHLGLAIVYATLGTVGASLRLDWLALVASVILPLLATYLARRYWQVAPDTTISYPEN